A single Macaca fascicularis isolate 582-1 chromosome 13, T2T-MFA8v1.1 DNA region contains:
- the RTKN gene encoding rhotekin isoform X16, which translates to MDRAGEGSDTELQRKLDHEIRMREGACKLLAACSQREQALEATKSLLVCNSRILSYMGELQRRKEAQVLGKTGRRPSDSGPPAERSPCRGRVCISDLRIPLMWKDTEYFKNKGDLHRWAVFLLLQLGEHIQDTEMILVDRTLTDISFQSNVLFAEAGPDFELRLELYGACVEEEGALTGAPKRLATKLSSSLGRSSGRRVRASLDSAGGSGSSPILLPTPAVGGPRYHLLAHTTLTLAAVQDGFRTHDLTLASHEENPAWLPLYGSVCCRLAAQPLCMTQPTASGTLRVQPAGEMQNWAQVHGVLKGTNLFCYRRPEDADTGEEPLLTIAINKETRVRAGELDQALGRPFTLSISNQYGDDEVTHTLQTESREALQSWMEALWQLFFDMSQWKQCCDEIMKIETPASRKPPQALAKQGSLYHEMVLSEPIAPGGLGEGLLLQDNAISAEIRALLSSYYSDR; encoded by the exons GACACGGAGTTGCAGAGGAAGCTAGACCATGAGATCCGGATGAGGGAAGGGGCCTGTAAGCTGCTGGCAGCCTGCTCCCAGCGAGAGCAGGCTCTGGAGGCCACCAAGAGCCTGCTAGTGTGCAACAGCCGCATCCTCAGCTACATGGGCGAGCTGCAGCGGCGCAAGGAGGCGCAGGTGCTGGGGAAGACAGGCCGGCG GCCTTCTGACAGTGGCCCGCCCGCTGAGCGCTCCCCCTGCCGCGGCCGGGTCTGCATCTCCG ACCTCCGGATTCCACTCATGTGGAAGGACACAGAATATTTCAAGAACAAAGGTG ACTTGCACCGCTGGGCTGTGTTCCTGCTACTGCAGCTGGGGGAACACATCCAGGACACAGAGATGATCCTGGTGGACAGGACCCTTACAGACATCTCCTTTCAGAGCAATGTGCTCTT CGCTGAGGCGGGGCCAGACTTTGAACTTCGGTTAGAGCTGTATGGGGCCTGTGTGGAAGAAGAGGGGGCCCTGACTGGTGCCCCCAAGAGGCTTGCCACCAAACTCAGCAGCTCCCTGGGCCGCTCCTCAGGGAGGCGTGTCCGGGCATCGCTGGACAGTGCTGGGGGTTCAGGGAGCAGTCCCATCTTGCTTCCCACCCCAGCTGTTGG TGGTCCTCGTTACCACCTCTTGGCTCACACCACACTCACCCTGGCAGCAGTGCAAGATGGATTCCGCACACATGACCTCACCCTTGCCAGTCATG AGGAGAACCCTGCCTGGCTACCCCTTTATGGTAGTGTGTGTTGCCGTCTGGCAGCTCAGCCTCTCTGCATGACTCAGCCTACTGCAAGTGGTACCCTCAGGGTGCAG CCAGCTGGGGAGATGCAGAACTGGGCACAAGTGCATGGAGTTCTAAAAGGCACAAACCTCTTCTGTTACCGGCGACCTGAGGATGCAGACACTGGGGAAGAGCCGCTGCTTACTATTGCCATCAACAAG GAGACTCGAGTCCGGGCAGGGGAGCTGGACCAGGCTCTAGGACGGCCCTTCACGCTAAGCATCAGTAACCAGTATGGGGATGATGAGGTGACACACACCCTTCAGACAGAAAGTCGGGAAGCCCTGCAGAGCTGGATGGAGGCTCTGTGGCAGCTTTTCTTTGACATGA GCCAGTGGAAGCAGTGTTGTGATGAAATCATGAAAATTGAAACTCCTGCTTCCCGGAAACCACCCCAAGCACTGGCAAAGCAGGGGTCCTTGTACCATGAGATGG TTTTATCAGAGCCTATAGCCCCAGGGGGCCTAGGTGAGGGGCTGCTCCTGCAGGATAACGCAATCTCGGCTGAGATCCGGGCTTTGCTTTCCTCCTATTACAGTGACAGGTGA
- the RTKN gene encoding rhotekin isoform X14: MYSLAEHRNAPDTELQRKLDHEIRMREGACKLLAACSQREQALEATKSLLVCNSRILSYMGELQRRKEAQVLGKTGRRPSDSGPPAERSPCRGRVCISDLRIPLMWKDTEYFKNKGDLHRWAVFLLLQLGEHIQDTEMILVDRTLTDISFQSNVLFAEAGPDFELRLELYGACVEEEGALTGAPKRLATKLSSSLGRSSGRRVRASLDSAGGSGSSPILLPTPAVGGPRYHLLAHTTLTLAAVQDGFRTHDLTLASHEENPAWLPLYGSVCCRLAAQPLCMTQPTASGTLRVQPAGEMQNWAQVHGVLKGTNLFCYRRPEDADTGEEPLLTIAINKETRVRAGELDQALGRPFTLSISNQYGDDEVTHTLQTESREALQSWMEALWQLFFDMSQWKQCCDEIMKIETPASRKPPQALAKQGSLYHEMVLSEPIAPGGLGEGLLLQDNAISAEIRALLSSYYSDR, translated from the exons GACACGGAGTTGCAGAGGAAGCTAGACCATGAGATCCGGATGAGGGAAGGGGCCTGTAAGCTGCTGGCAGCCTGCTCCCAGCGAGAGCAGGCTCTGGAGGCCACCAAGAGCCTGCTAGTGTGCAACAGCCGCATCCTCAGCTACATGGGCGAGCTGCAGCGGCGCAAGGAGGCGCAGGTGCTGGGGAAGACAGGCCGGCG GCCTTCTGACAGTGGCCCGCCCGCTGAGCGCTCCCCCTGCCGCGGCCGGGTCTGCATCTCCG ACCTCCGGATTCCACTCATGTGGAAGGACACAGAATATTTCAAGAACAAAGGTG ACTTGCACCGCTGGGCTGTGTTCCTGCTACTGCAGCTGGGGGAACACATCCAGGACACAGAGATGATCCTGGTGGACAGGACCCTTACAGACATCTCCTTTCAGAGCAATGTGCTCTT CGCTGAGGCGGGGCCAGACTTTGAACTTCGGTTAGAGCTGTATGGGGCCTGTGTGGAAGAAGAGGGGGCCCTGACTGGTGCCCCCAAGAGGCTTGCCACCAAACTCAGCAGCTCCCTGGGCCGCTCCTCAGGGAGGCGTGTCCGGGCATCGCTGGACAGTGCTGGGGGTTCAGGGAGCAGTCCCATCTTGCTTCCCACCCCAGCTGTTGG TGGTCCTCGTTACCACCTCTTGGCTCACACCACACTCACCCTGGCAGCAGTGCAAGATGGATTCCGCACACATGACCTCACCCTTGCCAGTCATG AGGAGAACCCTGCCTGGCTACCCCTTTATGGTAGTGTGTGTTGCCGTCTGGCAGCTCAGCCTCTCTGCATGACTCAGCCTACTGCAAGTGGTACCCTCAGGGTGCAG CCAGCTGGGGAGATGCAGAACTGGGCACAAGTGCATGGAGTTCTAAAAGGCACAAACCTCTTCTGTTACCGGCGACCTGAGGATGCAGACACTGGGGAAGAGCCGCTGCTTACTATTGCCATCAACAAG GAGACTCGAGTCCGGGCAGGGGAGCTGGACCAGGCTCTAGGACGGCCCTTCACGCTAAGCATCAGTAACCAGTATGGGGATGATGAGGTGACACACACCCTTCAGACAGAAAGTCGGGAAGCCCTGCAGAGCTGGATGGAGGCTCTGTGGCAGCTTTTCTTTGACATGA GCCAGTGGAAGCAGTGTTGTGATGAAATCATGAAAATTGAAACTCCTGCTTCCCGGAAACCACCCCAAGCACTGGCAAAGCAGGGGTCCTTGTACCATGAGATGG TTTTATCAGAGCCTATAGCCCCAGGGGGCCTAGGTGAGGGGCTGCTCCTGCAGGATAACGCAATCTCGGCTGAGATCCGGGCTTTGCTTTCCTCCTATTACAGTGACAGGTGA
- the RTKN gene encoding rhotekin isoform X20: MQDRLHILEDLNMLYIRQMALSLEDTELQRKLDHEIRMREGACKLLAACSQREQALEATKSLLVCNSRILSYMGELQRRKEAQVLGKTGRRPSDSGPPAERSPCRGRVCISDLRIPLMWKDTEYFKNKGDLHRWAVFLLLQLGEHIQDTEMILVDRTLTDISFQSNVLFGPRYHLLAHTTLTLAAVQDGFRTHDLTLASHEENPAWLPLYGSVCCRLAAQPLCMTQPTASGTLRVQPAGEMQNWAQVHGVLKGTNLFCYRRPEDADTGEEPLLTIAINKETRVRAGELDQALGRPFTLSISNQYGDDEVTHTLQTESREALQSWMEALWQLFFDMSQWKQCCDEIMKIETPASRKPPQALAKQGSLYHEMVLSEPIAPGGLGEGLLLQDNAISAEIRALLSSYYSDR, from the exons GACACGGAGTTGCAGAGGAAGCTAGACCATGAGATCCGGATGAGGGAAGGGGCCTGTAAGCTGCTGGCAGCCTGCTCCCAGCGAGAGCAGGCTCTGGAGGCCACCAAGAGCCTGCTAGTGTGCAACAGCCGCATCCTCAGCTACATGGGCGAGCTGCAGCGGCGCAAGGAGGCGCAGGTGCTGGGGAAGACAGGCCGGCG GCCTTCTGACAGTGGCCCGCCCGCTGAGCGCTCCCCCTGCCGCGGCCGGGTCTGCATCTCCG ACCTCCGGATTCCACTCATGTGGAAGGACACAGAATATTTCAAGAACAAAGGTG ACTTGCACCGCTGGGCTGTGTTCCTGCTACTGCAGCTGGGGGAACACATCCAGGACACAGAGATGATCCTGGTGGACAGGACCCTTACAGACATCTCCTTTCAGAGCAATGTGCTCTT TGGTCCTCGTTACCACCTCTTGGCTCACACCACACTCACCCTGGCAGCAGTGCAAGATGGATTCCGCACACATGACCTCACCCTTGCCAGTCATG AGGAGAACCCTGCCTGGCTACCCCTTTATGGTAGTGTGTGTTGCCGTCTGGCAGCTCAGCCTCTCTGCATGACTCAGCCTACTGCAAGTGGTACCCTCAGGGTGCAG CCAGCTGGGGAGATGCAGAACTGGGCACAAGTGCATGGAGTTCTAAAAGGCACAAACCTCTTCTGTTACCGGCGACCTGAGGATGCAGACACTGGGGAAGAGCCGCTGCTTACTATTGCCATCAACAAG GAGACTCGAGTCCGGGCAGGGGAGCTGGACCAGGCTCTAGGACGGCCCTTCACGCTAAGCATCAGTAACCAGTATGGGGATGATGAGGTGACACACACCCTTCAGACAGAAAGTCGGGAAGCCCTGCAGAGCTGGATGGAGGCTCTGTGGCAGCTTTTCTTTGACATGA GCCAGTGGAAGCAGTGTTGTGATGAAATCATGAAAATTGAAACTCCTGCTTCCCGGAAACCACCCCAAGCACTGGCAAAGCAGGGGTCCTTGTACCATGAGATGG TTTTATCAGAGCCTATAGCCCCAGGGGGCCTAGGTGAGGGGCTGCTCCTGCAGGATAACGCAATCTCGGCTGAGATCCGGGCTTTGCTTTCCTCCTATTACAGTGACAGGTGA
- the RTKN gene encoding rhotekin isoform X7 has protein sequence MFSRNHRSRVTVARGSALEMEFKRGRFRLSLFSDPPEDTELQRKLDHEIRMREGACKLLAACSQREQALEATKSLLVCNSRILSYMGELQRRKEAQVLGKTGRRPSDSGPPAERSPCRGRVCISDLRIPLMWKDTEYFKNKGDLHRWAVFLLLQLGEHIQDTEMILVDRTLTDISFQSNVLFAEAGPDFELRLELYGACVEEEGALTGAPKRLATKLSSSLGRSSGRRVRASLDSAGGSGSSPILLPTPAVGGPRYHLLAHTTLTLAAVQDGFRTHDLTLASHEENPAWLPLYGSVCCRLAAQPLCMTQPTASGTLRVQPAGEMQNWAQVHGVLKGTNLFCYRRPEDADTGEEPLLTIAINKETRVRAGELDQALGRPFTLSISNQYGDDEVTHTLQTESREALQSWMEALWQLFFDMSQWKQCCDEIMKIETPASRKPPQALAKQGSLYHEMAIEPLDDIAAVTDILTQREGARLETPPPWLAMFTDQPALPNPCSPASVAPAPAWTHPLPWGRPRTFSLDAVPPDHFPRARSVAPLPPQRSPRTRGLCSKGQPRTWLQSPV, from the exons GACACGGAGTTGCAGAGGAAGCTAGACCATGAGATCCGGATGAGGGAAGGGGCCTGTAAGCTGCTGGCAGCCTGCTCCCAGCGAGAGCAGGCTCTGGAGGCCACCAAGAGCCTGCTAGTGTGCAACAGCCGCATCCTCAGCTACATGGGCGAGCTGCAGCGGCGCAAGGAGGCGCAGGTGCTGGGGAAGACAGGCCGGCG GCCTTCTGACAGTGGCCCGCCCGCTGAGCGCTCCCCCTGCCGCGGCCGGGTCTGCATCTCCG ACCTCCGGATTCCACTCATGTGGAAGGACACAGAATATTTCAAGAACAAAGGTG ACTTGCACCGCTGGGCTGTGTTCCTGCTACTGCAGCTGGGGGAACACATCCAGGACACAGAGATGATCCTGGTGGACAGGACCCTTACAGACATCTCCTTTCAGAGCAATGTGCTCTT CGCTGAGGCGGGGCCAGACTTTGAACTTCGGTTAGAGCTGTATGGGGCCTGTGTGGAAGAAGAGGGGGCCCTGACTGGTGCCCCCAAGAGGCTTGCCACCAAACTCAGCAGCTCCCTGGGCCGCTCCTCAGGGAGGCGTGTCCGGGCATCGCTGGACAGTGCTGGGGGTTCAGGGAGCAGTCCCATCTTGCTTCCCACCCCAGCTGTTGG TGGTCCTCGTTACCACCTCTTGGCTCACACCACACTCACCCTGGCAGCAGTGCAAGATGGATTCCGCACACATGACCTCACCCTTGCCAGTCATG AGGAGAACCCTGCCTGGCTACCCCTTTATGGTAGTGTGTGTTGCCGTCTGGCAGCTCAGCCTCTCTGCATGACTCAGCCTACTGCAAGTGGTACCCTCAGGGTGCAG CCAGCTGGGGAGATGCAGAACTGGGCACAAGTGCATGGAGTTCTAAAAGGCACAAACCTCTTCTGTTACCGGCGACCTGAGGATGCAGACACTGGGGAAGAGCCGCTGCTTACTATTGCCATCAACAAG GAGACTCGAGTCCGGGCAGGGGAGCTGGACCAGGCTCTAGGACGGCCCTTCACGCTAAGCATCAGTAACCAGTATGGGGATGATGAGGTGACACACACCCTTCAGACAGAAAGTCGGGAAGCCCTGCAGAGCTGGATGGAGGCTCTGTGGCAGCTTTTCTTTGACATGA GCCAGTGGAAGCAGTGTTGTGATGAAATCATGAAAATTGAAACTCCTGCTTCCCGGAAACCACCCCAAGCACTGGCAAAGCAGGGGTCCTTGTACCATGAGATGG CTATTGAGCCGCTGGATGACATCGCAGCGGTGACAGACATCCTGACCCAGCGGGAGGGCGCAAGGCTGGAAACACCCCCACCCTGGCTGGCAATGTTTACAGACCAGCCTGCCCTGCCTAACCCCTGCTCGCCTGCCTCAgtggccccagccccagcctggacCCACCCCCTGCCCTGGGGGAGACCCCGAACCTTTTCCCTGGATGCTGTACCCCCAGACCACTTCCCGAGGGCTCGCTCGGTTgcccccctcccacctcagcgaTCCCCACGGACCAGAGGCCTCTGCAGTAAAGGCCAACCTCGCACTTGGCTCCAGTCACCAGTGTGA
- the RTKN gene encoding rhotekin isoform X10: MFSRNHRSRVTVARGSALEMEFKRGRFRLSLFSDPPEDTELQRKLDHEIRMREGACKLLAACSQREQALEATKSLLVCNSRILSYMGELQRRKEAQVLGKTGRRPSDSGPPAERSPCRGRVCISDLRIPLMWKDTEYFKNKGDLHRWAVFLLLQLGEHIQDTEMILVDRTLTDISFQSNVLFAEAGPDFELRLELYGACVEEEGALTGAPKRLATKLSSSLGRSSGRRVRASLDSAGGSGSSPILLPTPAVGGPRYHLLAHTTLTLAAVQDGFRTHDLTLASHEENPAWLPLYGSVCCRLAAQPLCMTQPTASGTLRVQPAGEMQNWAQVHGVLKGTNLFCYRRPEDADTGEEPLLTIAINKETRVRAGELDQALGRPFTLSISNQYGDDEVTHTLQTESREALQSWMEALWQLFFDMSQWKQCCDEIMKIETPASRKPPQALAKQGSLYHEMVLSEPIAPGGLGEGLLLQDNAISAEIRALLSSYYSDR, from the exons GACACGGAGTTGCAGAGGAAGCTAGACCATGAGATCCGGATGAGGGAAGGGGCCTGTAAGCTGCTGGCAGCCTGCTCCCAGCGAGAGCAGGCTCTGGAGGCCACCAAGAGCCTGCTAGTGTGCAACAGCCGCATCCTCAGCTACATGGGCGAGCTGCAGCGGCGCAAGGAGGCGCAGGTGCTGGGGAAGACAGGCCGGCG GCCTTCTGACAGTGGCCCGCCCGCTGAGCGCTCCCCCTGCCGCGGCCGGGTCTGCATCTCCG ACCTCCGGATTCCACTCATGTGGAAGGACACAGAATATTTCAAGAACAAAGGTG ACTTGCACCGCTGGGCTGTGTTCCTGCTACTGCAGCTGGGGGAACACATCCAGGACACAGAGATGATCCTGGTGGACAGGACCCTTACAGACATCTCCTTTCAGAGCAATGTGCTCTT CGCTGAGGCGGGGCCAGACTTTGAACTTCGGTTAGAGCTGTATGGGGCCTGTGTGGAAGAAGAGGGGGCCCTGACTGGTGCCCCCAAGAGGCTTGCCACCAAACTCAGCAGCTCCCTGGGCCGCTCCTCAGGGAGGCGTGTCCGGGCATCGCTGGACAGTGCTGGGGGTTCAGGGAGCAGTCCCATCTTGCTTCCCACCCCAGCTGTTGG TGGTCCTCGTTACCACCTCTTGGCTCACACCACACTCACCCTGGCAGCAGTGCAAGATGGATTCCGCACACATGACCTCACCCTTGCCAGTCATG AGGAGAACCCTGCCTGGCTACCCCTTTATGGTAGTGTGTGTTGCCGTCTGGCAGCTCAGCCTCTCTGCATGACTCAGCCTACTGCAAGTGGTACCCTCAGGGTGCAG CCAGCTGGGGAGATGCAGAACTGGGCACAAGTGCATGGAGTTCTAAAAGGCACAAACCTCTTCTGTTACCGGCGACCTGAGGATGCAGACACTGGGGAAGAGCCGCTGCTTACTATTGCCATCAACAAG GAGACTCGAGTCCGGGCAGGGGAGCTGGACCAGGCTCTAGGACGGCCCTTCACGCTAAGCATCAGTAACCAGTATGGGGATGATGAGGTGACACACACCCTTCAGACAGAAAGTCGGGAAGCCCTGCAGAGCTGGATGGAGGCTCTGTGGCAGCTTTTCTTTGACATGA GCCAGTGGAAGCAGTGTTGTGATGAAATCATGAAAATTGAAACTCCTGCTTCCCGGAAACCACCCCAAGCACTGGCAAAGCAGGGGTCCTTGTACCATGAGATGG TTTTATCAGAGCCTATAGCCCCAGGGGGCCTAGGTGAGGGGCTGCTCCTGCAGGATAACGCAATCTCGGCTGAGATCCGGGCTTTGCTTTCCTCCTATTACAGTGACAGGTGA
- the RTKN gene encoding rhotekin isoform X9 has product MFSRNHRSRVTVARGSALEMEFKRGRFRLSLFSDPPEDTELQRKLDHEIRMREGACKLLAACSQREQALEATKSLLVCNSRILSYMGELQRRKEAQVLGKTGRRPSDSGPPAERSPCRGRVCISDLRIPLMWKDTEYFKNKGDLHRWAVFLLLQLGEHIQDTEMILVDRTLTDISFQSNVLFGPRYHLLAHTTLTLAAVQDGFRTHDLTLASHEENPAWLPLYGSVCCRLAAQPLCMTQPTASGTLRVQPAGEMQNWAQVHGVLKGTNLFCYRRPEDADTGEEPLLTIAINKETRVRAGELDQALGRPFTLSISNQYGDDEVTHTLQTESREALQSWMEALWQLFFDMSQWKQCCDEIMKIETPASRKPPQALAKQGSLYHEMAIEPLDDIAAVTDILTQREGARLETPPPWLAMFTDQPALPNPCSPASVAPAPAWTHPLPWGRPRTFSLDAVPPDHFPRARSVAPLPPQRSPRTRGLCSKGQPRTWLQSPV; this is encoded by the exons GACACGGAGTTGCAGAGGAAGCTAGACCATGAGATCCGGATGAGGGAAGGGGCCTGTAAGCTGCTGGCAGCCTGCTCCCAGCGAGAGCAGGCTCTGGAGGCCACCAAGAGCCTGCTAGTGTGCAACAGCCGCATCCTCAGCTACATGGGCGAGCTGCAGCGGCGCAAGGAGGCGCAGGTGCTGGGGAAGACAGGCCGGCG GCCTTCTGACAGTGGCCCGCCCGCTGAGCGCTCCCCCTGCCGCGGCCGGGTCTGCATCTCCG ACCTCCGGATTCCACTCATGTGGAAGGACACAGAATATTTCAAGAACAAAGGTG ACTTGCACCGCTGGGCTGTGTTCCTGCTACTGCAGCTGGGGGAACACATCCAGGACACAGAGATGATCCTGGTGGACAGGACCCTTACAGACATCTCCTTTCAGAGCAATGTGCTCTT TGGTCCTCGTTACCACCTCTTGGCTCACACCACACTCACCCTGGCAGCAGTGCAAGATGGATTCCGCACACATGACCTCACCCTTGCCAGTCATG AGGAGAACCCTGCCTGGCTACCCCTTTATGGTAGTGTGTGTTGCCGTCTGGCAGCTCAGCCTCTCTGCATGACTCAGCCTACTGCAAGTGGTACCCTCAGGGTGCAG CCAGCTGGGGAGATGCAGAACTGGGCACAAGTGCATGGAGTTCTAAAAGGCACAAACCTCTTCTGTTACCGGCGACCTGAGGATGCAGACACTGGGGAAGAGCCGCTGCTTACTATTGCCATCAACAAG GAGACTCGAGTCCGGGCAGGGGAGCTGGACCAGGCTCTAGGACGGCCCTTCACGCTAAGCATCAGTAACCAGTATGGGGATGATGAGGTGACACACACCCTTCAGACAGAAAGTCGGGAAGCCCTGCAGAGCTGGATGGAGGCTCTGTGGCAGCTTTTCTTTGACATGA GCCAGTGGAAGCAGTGTTGTGATGAAATCATGAAAATTGAAACTCCTGCTTCCCGGAAACCACCCCAAGCACTGGCAAAGCAGGGGTCCTTGTACCATGAGATGG CTATTGAGCCGCTGGATGACATCGCAGCGGTGACAGACATCCTGACCCAGCGGGAGGGCGCAAGGCTGGAAACACCCCCACCCTGGCTGGCAATGTTTACAGACCAGCCTGCCCTGCCTAACCCCTGCTCGCCTGCCTCAgtggccccagccccagcctggacCCACCCCCTGCCCTGGGGGAGACCCCGAACCTTTTCCCTGGATGCTGTACCCCCAGACCACTTCCCGAGGGCTCGCTCGGTTgcccccctcccacctcagcgaTCCCCACGGACCAGAGGCCTCTGCAGTAAAGGCCAACCTCGCACTTGGCTCCAGTCACCAGTGTGA
- the RTKN gene encoding rhotekin isoform X17 → MREGACKLLAACSQREQALEATKSLLVCNSRILSYMGELQRRKEAQVLGKTGRRPSDSGPPAERSPCRGRVCISDLRIPLMWKDTEYFKNKGDLHRWAVFLLLQLGEHIQDTEMILVDRTLTDISFQSNVLFGPRYHLLAHTTLTLAAVQDGFRTHDLTLASHEENPAWLPLYGSVCCRLAAQPLCMTQPTASGTLRVQPAGEMQNWAQVHGVLKGTNLFCYRRPEDADTGEEPLLTIAINKETRVRAGELDQALGRPFTLSISNQYGDDEVTHTLQTESREALQSWMEALWQLFFDMSQWKQCCDEIMKIETPASRKPPQALAKQGSLYHEMAIEPLDDIAAVTDILTQREGARLETPPPWLAMFTDQPALPNPCSPASVAPAPAWTHPLPWGRPRTFSLDAVPPDHFPRARSVAPLPPQRSPRTRGLCSKGQPRTWLQSPV, encoded by the exons ATGAGGGAAGGGGCCTGTAAGCTGCTGGCAGCCTGCTCCCAGCGAGAGCAGGCTCTGGAGGCCACCAAGAGCCTGCTAGTGTGCAACAGCCGCATCCTCAGCTACATGGGCGAGCTGCAGCGGCGCAAGGAGGCGCAGGTGCTGGGGAAGACAGGCCGGCG GCCTTCTGACAGTGGCCCGCCCGCTGAGCGCTCCCCCTGCCGCGGCCGGGTCTGCATCTCCG ACCTCCGGATTCCACTCATGTGGAAGGACACAGAATATTTCAAGAACAAAGGTG ACTTGCACCGCTGGGCTGTGTTCCTGCTACTGCAGCTGGGGGAACACATCCAGGACACAGAGATGATCCTGGTGGACAGGACCCTTACAGACATCTCCTTTCAGAGCAATGTGCTCTT TGGTCCTCGTTACCACCTCTTGGCTCACACCACACTCACCCTGGCAGCAGTGCAAGATGGATTCCGCACACATGACCTCACCCTTGCCAGTCATG AGGAGAACCCTGCCTGGCTACCCCTTTATGGTAGTGTGTGTTGCCGTCTGGCAGCTCAGCCTCTCTGCATGACTCAGCCTACTGCAAGTGGTACCCTCAGGGTGCAG CCAGCTGGGGAGATGCAGAACTGGGCACAAGTGCATGGAGTTCTAAAAGGCACAAACCTCTTCTGTTACCGGCGACCTGAGGATGCAGACACTGGGGAAGAGCCGCTGCTTACTATTGCCATCAACAAG GAGACTCGAGTCCGGGCAGGGGAGCTGGACCAGGCTCTAGGACGGCCCTTCACGCTAAGCATCAGTAACCAGTATGGGGATGATGAGGTGACACACACCCTTCAGACAGAAAGTCGGGAAGCCCTGCAGAGCTGGATGGAGGCTCTGTGGCAGCTTTTCTTTGACATGA GCCAGTGGAAGCAGTGTTGTGATGAAATCATGAAAATTGAAACTCCTGCTTCCCGGAAACCACCCCAAGCACTGGCAAAGCAGGGGTCCTTGTACCATGAGATGG CTATTGAGCCGCTGGATGACATCGCAGCGGTGACAGACATCCTGACCCAGCGGGAGGGCGCAAGGCTGGAAACACCCCCACCCTGGCTGGCAATGTTTACAGACCAGCCTGCCCTGCCTAACCCCTGCTCGCCTGCCTCAgtggccccagccccagcctggacCCACCCCCTGCCCTGGGGGAGACCCCGAACCTTTTCCCTGGATGCTGTACCCCCAGACCACTTCCCGAGGGCTCGCTCGGTTgcccccctcccacctcagcgaTCCCCACGGACCAGAGGCCTCTGCAGTAAAGGCCAACCTCGCACTTGGCTCCAGTCACCAGTGTGA
- the RTKN gene encoding rhotekin isoform X18, translating to MREGACKLLAACSQREQALEATKSLLVCNSRILSYMGELQRRKEAQVLGKTGRRPSDSGPPAERSPCRGRVCISDLRIPLMWKDTEYFKNKGDLHRWAVFLLLQLGEHIQDTEMILVDRTLTDISFQSNVLFAEAGPDFELRLELYGACVEEEGALTGAPKRLATKLSSSLGRSSGRRVRASLDSAGGSGSSPILLPTPAVGGPRYHLLAHTTLTLAAVQDGFRTHDLTLASHEENPAWLPLYGSVCCRLAAQPLCMTQPTASGTLRVQPAGEMQNWAQVHGVLKGTNLFCYRRPEDADTGEEPLLTIAINKETRVRAGELDQALGRPFTLSISNQYGDDEVTHTLQTESREALQSWMEALWQLFFDMSQWKQCCDEIMKIETPASRKPPQALAKQGSLYHEMVLSEPIAPGGLGEGLLLQDNAISAEIRALLSSYYSDR from the exons ATGAGGGAAGGGGCCTGTAAGCTGCTGGCAGCCTGCTCCCAGCGAGAGCAGGCTCTGGAGGCCACCAAGAGCCTGCTAGTGTGCAACAGCCGCATCCTCAGCTACATGGGCGAGCTGCAGCGGCGCAAGGAGGCGCAGGTGCTGGGGAAGACAGGCCGGCG GCCTTCTGACAGTGGCCCGCCCGCTGAGCGCTCCCCCTGCCGCGGCCGGGTCTGCATCTCCG ACCTCCGGATTCCACTCATGTGGAAGGACACAGAATATTTCAAGAACAAAGGTG ACTTGCACCGCTGGGCTGTGTTCCTGCTACTGCAGCTGGGGGAACACATCCAGGACACAGAGATGATCCTGGTGGACAGGACCCTTACAGACATCTCCTTTCAGAGCAATGTGCTCTT CGCTGAGGCGGGGCCAGACTTTGAACTTCGGTTAGAGCTGTATGGGGCCTGTGTGGAAGAAGAGGGGGCCCTGACTGGTGCCCCCAAGAGGCTTGCCACCAAACTCAGCAGCTCCCTGGGCCGCTCCTCAGGGAGGCGTGTCCGGGCATCGCTGGACAGTGCTGGGGGTTCAGGGAGCAGTCCCATCTTGCTTCCCACCCCAGCTGTTGG TGGTCCTCGTTACCACCTCTTGGCTCACACCACACTCACCCTGGCAGCAGTGCAAGATGGATTCCGCACACATGACCTCACCCTTGCCAGTCATG AGGAGAACCCTGCCTGGCTACCCCTTTATGGTAGTGTGTGTTGCCGTCTGGCAGCTCAGCCTCTCTGCATGACTCAGCCTACTGCAAGTGGTACCCTCAGGGTGCAG CCAGCTGGGGAGATGCAGAACTGGGCACAAGTGCATGGAGTTCTAAAAGGCACAAACCTCTTCTGTTACCGGCGACCTGAGGATGCAGACACTGGGGAAGAGCCGCTGCTTACTATTGCCATCAACAAG GAGACTCGAGTCCGGGCAGGGGAGCTGGACCAGGCTCTAGGACGGCCCTTCACGCTAAGCATCAGTAACCAGTATGGGGATGATGAGGTGACACACACCCTTCAGACAGAAAGTCGGGAAGCCCTGCAGAGCTGGATGGAGGCTCTGTGGCAGCTTTTCTTTGACATGA GCCAGTGGAAGCAGTGTTGTGATGAAATCATGAAAATTGAAACTCCTGCTTCCCGGAAACCACCCCAAGCACTGGCAAAGCAGGGGTCCTTGTACCATGAGATGG TTTTATCAGAGCCTATAGCCCCAGGGGGCCTAGGTGAGGGGCTGCTCCTGCAGGATAACGCAATCTCGGCTGAGATCCGGGCTTTGCTTTCCTCCTATTACAGTGACAGGTGA